A window of Littorina saxatilis isolate snail1 linkage group LG7, US_GU_Lsax_2.0, whole genome shotgun sequence contains these coding sequences:
- the LOC138971997 gene encoding transcription intermediary factor 1-beta-like: MATASVIEEANERECSVCHEEFREPKVLPCGHLLCRHCLLSWLQSQPQAHCPLCRCVIVEGGAEQGGASSVEVMVEGFPTDLAMAALVEAQRLLSKDHSCCVCEDVSATSLCLHCGDTFCKACKKAHSKMSVSKHHRVEDLASLTAEQLTASRPSTCAAHPEETCKLFCPSHGLSVCVLCASSKHRGCPQLKDLQEKTEEARALLAEMAARLSAGEAEIDRAISELERHLQDTETRTKKSVAQMEADLDRLQAALNACRRRIGQLAEGATSDDREAVQDGKNFLLQKRSKLTSHKAVIERAKGSKKGDVVNDMMSSMEQRIQELDCSATLPANAKVISKVSLAIDPGVVTRIEQDLAQLGQVNTVPAVFTALSNLQGSFSFHDNHGINVVLSNNNQTAERTRDHAFAIVVSRDPMQIGVLYEKFNG; the protein is encoded by the exons ATGGCGACGGCCTCAGTGATCGAGGAAGCCAACGAGCGAGAGTGCAGCGTGTGCCACGAGGAGTTCCGGGAGCCCAAAGTTCTGCCCTGCGGCCATCTTCTGTGCCGCCATTGCTTGCTGTCGTGGCTGCAGTCCCAGCCCCAGGCACACTGCCCGCTCTGCAGGTGCGTCATCGTAGAGGGAGGGGCGGAACAGGGAGGGGCCAGCAGTGTGGAGGTCATGGTGGAGGGATTCCCCACGGACCTGGCCATGGCCGCCTTAGTGGAGGCGCAGCGTCTGCTGAGCAAGGACCACagctgctgtgtgtgtgaggacGTGTCGGCAACCTCTCTGTGTCTGCACTGCGGGGACACGTTCTGCAAGGCCTGCAAGAAAGCCCACAGCAAAATGTCAGTATCCAAACATCACCGGGTGGAGGACCTGGCCTCGCTGACGGCGGAGCAACTGACCGCAAGCCGCCCGTCCACCTGCGCGGCGCATCCCGAGGAAACGTGCAAGCTGTTCTGCCCCAGCCACGGTCTGTCCGTCTGCGTGCTGTGCGCCTCGTCCAAACACAGGGGCTGCCCGCAGCTGAAGGATCTGCAGGAGAAGACGGAAGAGGCACGTGCACTGCTGGCGGAGATGGCGGCCAGACTGAGCGCGGGGGAGGCGGAGATAGACCGCGCCATCAGCGAGTTGGAGCGACATCTGCAGGACACGGAGACACGCACCAAGAAGTCTGTGGCACAGATGGAGGCCGACCTGGACCGTCTGCAGGCGGCGCTCAACGCCTGTCGTCGTCGCATCGGGCAGCTGGCTGAGGGCGCGACCTCTGACGACAGGGAAGCGGTGCAGGACGGGAAAAACTTCCTGCTGCAGAAGCGAAGCAAGCTGACGTCACACAAAGCTGTCATAGAGCGAGCCAAAGGGTCGAAGAAAGGTGACGTTGTCAACGACATGATGTCATCCATGGAACAGCGAATCCAGGAGCTCGACTGCAGCGCCACCTTGCCCGCCAACGCCAAGGTCATATCGAAGGTCAGCCTGGCGATTGACCCAGGGGTCGTGACCCGCATAGAGCAGGACCTGGCGCAGCTGGGTCAAGTCAACACTGTGCCTGCTGTCTTCACTGCTCTCAGTAAT CTTCAGGGATCGTTCAGTTTCCATGACAACCACGGTATAAACGTTGTTCTGAGCAACAACAACCAGACCGCAGAGAGAACGCGGGACCATGCCTTCGCCATCGTCGTGTCACGTGACCCAATGCAAATTGGTGTACTGTATGAG AAATTCAATGGTTGA